In Amycolatopsis sp. EV170708-02-1, the following are encoded in one genomic region:
- a CDS encoding flavin reductase family protein: protein MMSRETSFPPGSSLYRPPAQFFRGCLGRFATGVAVVTFDAATKRHGLTVNSFTAVSMDPPLVLVSIQRTVKSHDLLTGRPFAVNVLGAEQEALAMNFAGRPTPEGAPTWVEGGHAPRLAGVLSWFDCTPWATYDGGDHTLFLGEVREFDYRSGDALGFVDGRFSTIHESAQGHESLF from the coding sequence ATGATGTCACGCGAAACCAGTTTCCCGCCGGGATCGAGCCTGTATCGGCCACCCGCGCAGTTCTTCCGAGGCTGTCTGGGCCGGTTCGCGACGGGTGTCGCGGTGGTGACCTTCGACGCCGCGACGAAACGGCACGGCCTGACGGTGAACTCCTTCACCGCGGTCTCGATGGATCCGCCGCTCGTACTCGTCTCGATCCAGCGCACGGTCAAAAGCCACGACCTGCTGACAGGCCGTCCGTTCGCGGTCAACGTCCTCGGCGCCGAGCAGGAGGCGCTCGCGATGAACTTCGCCGGCCGCCCCACTCCCGAAGGCGCGCCGACGTGGGTCGAGGGCGGGCACGCGCCAAGGCTCGCCGGTGTGCTGAGCTGGTTCGACTGCACGCCATGGGCCACCTACGACGGCGGCGATCACACCCTGTTCCTCGGTGAGGTGCGGGAGTTCGACTACCGCTCCGGTGACGCGCTCGGCTTCGTCGACGGGCGGTTCTCGACGATCCACGAATCCGCGCAAGGCCACGAATCCCTGTTCTGA
- the hpaB gene encoding 4-hydroxyphenylacetate 3-monooxygenase, oxygenase component yields the protein MGARTGQQYLDKLNAMTPELYVDGEKVTSKVAEHAAFRNNALTYAKLFDLQHDPAHRDVLTYESPTTGERVGMSFLVPRSEEDLKRRRAAFSVWAEYSNGFLGRTGDYMNSSLTALSTAKKFFSQADPVYGERIEKYYEMARENDLLATHTLIPPQVNRSVSGSQQGGGNLSAKVVEEREDGIVVRGARMLATIAPIADELLVFPSTVLRGTPEDAPYSYAFAVPNDAPGLKYFCRAGLDHGRSHFDEPLASRFEEMDAVVVFDDVFVPNERVFLLGHPELCNAWYSQTGAGALMTHQVVTRTLAKTEFYLGLASEIAAAIGIGGFQHIQQDLSELISYVEIEKAVLRAAEADGKLSEDGVFLPKWEVLNAARNWYPTKVSPRLTEIIRKFSASGLMALPGEADFDAEGRPDIDTYLQSATLPAKDRARLFKLAFDASVSSFAGRESLYEYFFFGDPVRMAGAQVNAYPREALQERVRELLAREGR from the coding sequence ATGGGAGCCCGTACCGGACAGCAGTACCTCGACAAGCTCAACGCGATGACACCGGAGTTGTACGTCGACGGCGAGAAGGTGACCTCGAAGGTCGCCGAGCATGCGGCGTTCCGCAACAACGCGCTGACCTACGCGAAGCTGTTCGACCTCCAGCACGACCCGGCGCACCGTGACGTCCTGACCTACGAATCGCCGACGACGGGGGAGCGGGTCGGCATGTCGTTCCTGGTGCCGCGCAGCGAAGAAGACCTCAAACGCCGTCGCGCCGCCTTCTCCGTCTGGGCGGAGTATTCGAACGGTTTCCTGGGGCGCACCGGCGACTACATGAACTCGTCGCTCACCGCGCTCTCGACCGCGAAGAAGTTCTTCTCCCAGGCCGATCCCGTCTACGGCGAGCGCATCGAGAAGTACTACGAGATGGCGCGCGAGAACGATCTGCTCGCGACGCACACCCTGATCCCGCCGCAGGTGAACCGCTCGGTTTCGGGCAGCCAGCAGGGTGGCGGCAACCTGTCGGCGAAGGTGGTCGAGGAACGGGAGGACGGCATCGTCGTCCGCGGCGCCCGCATGCTCGCCACCATCGCGCCGATCGCCGACGAACTCCTGGTCTTCCCGTCGACCGTCCTGCGCGGCACCCCCGAGGACGCCCCGTATTCCTACGCTTTCGCCGTCCCGAACGACGCGCCCGGGCTGAAGTACTTCTGCCGCGCCGGGCTCGACCACGGTCGCTCGCACTTCGACGAACCGCTCGCCTCCCGGTTCGAGGAGATGGACGCGGTCGTGGTGTTCGACGACGTCTTCGTCCCGAACGAGAGGGTCTTCCTGCTGGGACATCCGGAACTGTGCAACGCGTGGTACTCCCAGACCGGCGCCGGCGCGCTCATGACCCATCAGGTCGTCACCCGCACGCTGGCCAAGACGGAGTTCTACCTCGGGCTCGCCAGTGAGATCGCCGCCGCGATCGGCATCGGCGGCTTCCAGCACATCCAGCAGGACCTGTCGGAGCTGATCTCCTACGTCGAGATCGAGAAGGCCGTGCTGCGTGCGGCGGAGGCCGACGGCAAGCTCAGCGAGGACGGCGTTTTCCTGCCCAAGTGGGAGGTCCTGAACGCCGCACGGAACTGGTACCCCACGAAGGTCTCGCCGCGGCTGACCGAGATCATCCGCAAGTTCTCCGCTTCCGGCCTCATGGCGCTGCCGGGCGAGGCGGACTTCGACGCGGAGGGCCGTCCCGACATCGACACGTACCTCCAGTCGGCCACCCTGCCGGCCAAGGACCGTGCGCGGCTGTTCAAGCTGGCGTTCGACGCGTCGGTCTCGAGTTTCGCCGGACGGGAGTCGCTGTACGAGTACTTCTTCTTCGGCGACCCGGTGCGGATGGCCGGAGCCCAGGTGAACGCGTACCCGAGGGAGGCGTTGCAGGAACGGGTCCGGGAACTTTTGGCGCGCGAAGGCCGGTGA
- a CDS encoding Fur family transcriptional regulator codes for MPTTPEFERMLRGASLRVTRPRVAVLTAVRDHPHADTDSIIGAVRTELGEVSHQAIYDVLRALTAAGLVRRIQPSGSVARYESRVGDNHHHVVCRTCGAIADVDCAVGPAPCLTASNDQGFLIEEAEVIYWGLCPDCAIEPRS; via the coding sequence GTGCCCACGACCCCGGAGTTCGAGCGGATGCTGCGCGGGGCCTCCCTGCGCGTGACGCGTCCGAGGGTGGCCGTGCTGACAGCGGTACGCGACCACCCTCATGCCGACACCGACTCGATCATCGGTGCCGTGCGCACGGAGCTCGGCGAGGTCTCTCACCAGGCCATTTACGACGTGTTGCGGGCACTGACCGCCGCGGGTCTCGTACGGCGGATCCAGCCGTCGGGGTCCGTGGCACGGTACGAGTCCCGGGTCGGGGACAACCACCACCACGTCGTGTGCCGAACCTGTGGTGCCATCGCCGACGTCGACTGCGCCGTCGGTCCCGCACCCTGTTTGACCGCGTCGAACGACCAAGGCTTCCTGATCGAAGAGGCCGAGGTCATCTACTGGGGCCTGTGTCCCGACTGTGCGATCGAACCCCGTTCCTGA
- the katG gene encoding catalase/peroxidase HPI: protein MSDSPDAVVGEMNEESAGGCPVSSGRRNHPTEGAGNRDWWPNQLNLKILRKHSAASDPMDAGFDYAAEFKTLDLDELAKDVDAVLTTSQDWWPADFGHYGGFMIRMAWHSAGTYRIEDGRGGAGAGMQRFAPLNSWPDNGNLDKARRLLWPVKKKYGRKISWADLMIFTGNRALETMGFKTFGFAGGRADVWEPDEDVYWGPERTWLGDERYSGDRQLEGPLAAVQMGLIYVNPEGPNGNPDPLAAARDIRETFGRMAMNDEETVALIAGGHSFGKTHGAADPDKYVGAEPEGASIEEQGLGWKNSFGSGKGRDAITSGLEVTWTPTPTQWSNWFFHNLFEYEWELTKSPAGAHQWVPKDGKAKNTVPDPEDGKLNRAPGMLTTDLALRFDPVYEQISRRFYENPDQFADAFARAWFKLTHRDMGPIQRYLGPLVPQETLIWQDPVPAVDHELIDDADIASLKEKLLASGLSVSQLVSTAWASASTFRGSDKRGGANGARIRLEPQRDWEVNDPQTLSQVLRTLEGVQEAFNSAQTGGKKVSLADLIVLGGVAAVERAAKDGGHEITVPFTPGRTDATAEQTDVESFAPLEPTVDGFRNYRGKGHRLPTEYLLIDRANLLNLTAPEMTVLVGGLRVLGANAQQSQHGVFTEKPGALTNDFFANLLDMGVQWTATSAEAEVFEGRDSATGEVKWTGTRADLVFGSNSELRAVAEVYASDDAKEKFVRDFVSAWDKVMNLDRYDVA, encoded by the coding sequence GTGTCTGACAGCCCGGACGCCGTCGTCGGCGAAATGAACGAAGAGAGCGCGGGCGGCTGCCCCGTCTCGTCGGGCCGCCGCAACCACCCCACCGAAGGTGCGGGCAACCGCGACTGGTGGCCGAACCAGCTCAACCTGAAGATCCTCCGGAAGCACTCCGCCGCTTCCGACCCCATGGACGCCGGGTTCGACTACGCGGCCGAGTTCAAGACCCTCGACCTCGACGAGCTCGCCAAGGACGTCGACGCCGTCCTGACGACTTCGCAGGACTGGTGGCCCGCGGACTTCGGTCACTACGGCGGCTTCATGATCCGCATGGCGTGGCACAGCGCCGGCACCTACCGCATCGAGGACGGCCGCGGTGGCGCGGGCGCGGGCATGCAGCGCTTCGCCCCGCTCAACAGCTGGCCGGACAACGGCAACCTCGACAAGGCGCGCCGCCTGCTCTGGCCGGTCAAGAAGAAGTACGGCCGCAAGATCTCGTGGGCCGACCTGATGATCTTCACCGGCAACCGCGCGCTGGAGACCATGGGCTTCAAGACCTTCGGCTTCGCCGGTGGCCGCGCCGACGTCTGGGAGCCGGACGAGGACGTGTACTGGGGTCCCGAGCGCACGTGGCTCGGCGACGAGCGCTACAGCGGTGACCGCCAGCTCGAGGGCCCGCTGGCCGCCGTGCAGATGGGTCTCATCTACGTGAACCCGGAAGGCCCGAACGGCAACCCGGACCCGCTGGCCGCGGCCCGCGACATCCGCGAGACCTTCGGCCGCATGGCGATGAACGACGAGGAGACCGTCGCGCTGATCGCCGGTGGGCACAGCTTCGGCAAGACCCACGGCGCGGCCGACCCGGACAAGTACGTCGGGGCCGAGCCCGAGGGCGCTTCGATCGAGGAGCAGGGCCTCGGCTGGAAGAACAGCTTCGGCAGCGGCAAGGGGCGCGACGCGATCACCAGTGGCCTGGAGGTCACCTGGACGCCGACCCCGACCCAGTGGAGCAACTGGTTCTTCCACAACCTCTTCGAGTACGAGTGGGAGCTGACCAAGAGCCCGGCGGGCGCCCACCAGTGGGTCCCGAAGGACGGCAAGGCGAAGAACACCGTGCCGGACCCCGAGGACGGCAAGCTCAACCGCGCGCCCGGCATGCTCACCACCGACCTGGCGCTGCGTTTCGACCCGGTCTACGAGCAGATCTCGCGCCGGTTCTACGAGAACCCGGACCAGTTCGCGGACGCCTTCGCCCGTGCCTGGTTCAAGCTGACCCACCGCGACATGGGCCCGATCCAGCGCTACCTCGGCCCGCTGGTGCCGCAGGAGACGCTGATCTGGCAGGACCCGGTGCCCGCCGTCGACCACGAGCTGATCGACGACGCGGACATCGCCTCCCTCAAGGAGAAGCTGCTCGCTTCGGGCCTGTCGGTCTCGCAGCTGGTCTCCACCGCGTGGGCGTCGGCCTCGACGTTCCGTGGCAGCGACAAGCGCGGTGGCGCGAACGGTGCCCGCATCCGCCTCGAGCCGCAGCGTGACTGGGAGGTCAACGACCCGCAGACGCTGTCGCAGGTGCTGCGGACCCTCGAAGGTGTCCAGGAGGCGTTCAACAGCGCCCAGACCGGCGGCAAGAAGGTCTCGCTCGCCGACCTGATCGTGCTGGGTGGCGTCGCCGCCGTCGAGCGGGCCGCCAAGGACGGTGGCCACGAGATCACCGTGCCGTTCACGCCGGGCCGCACCGACGCGACGGCGGAGCAGACCGACGTCGAGTCGTTCGCGCCGCTCGAGCCGACCGTGGACGGGTTCCGCAACTACCGCGGCAAGGGGCACCGTCTCCCGACGGAATACCTGCTCATCGACCGCGCGAACCTGCTGAACCTGACCGCGCCCGAGATGACCGTCCTCGTCGGCGGCCTGCGTGTGCTCGGCGCCAACGCCCAGCAGTCCCAGCACGGCGTGTTCACCGAGAAGCCGGGGGCCCTGACCAACGACTTCTTCGCGAACCTGCTCGACATGGGCGTGCAGTGGACGGCCACGTCCGCCGAGGCGGAGGTCTTCGAAGGCCGGGACTCCGCGACCGGCGAGGTCAAGTGGACCGGTACCCGGGCCGACCTCGTGTTCGGGTCGAACTCCGAGCTTCGCGCGGTGGCTGAGGTCTACGCCAGCGACGACGCCAAGGAGAAGTTCGTGCGTGACTTCGTCTCCGCGTGGGACAAGGTCATGAACCTCGACCGCTACGACGTGGCGTGA
- a CDS encoding ester cyclase produces MISEDLRERRHKIIEEHMDTEVAHEFDRTLGTFNGHPHYEIMATGQIFDGDEEVMAYYRMTRTAFPDQRHDNVRYHFADESVIVEFDLLGTNLGEFYGRPPTGKAFRVPIIAVFFFDEDRITNERIYFDAASLITQAGHAELLTLLASGDV; encoded by the coding sequence GTGATCAGCGAAGACCTGCGCGAGCGCCGCCACAAGATCATCGAAGAGCACATGGACACCGAGGTGGCCCACGAGTTCGACCGCACACTGGGCACCTTCAACGGGCACCCGCACTACGAGATCATGGCGACCGGGCAGATCTTCGACGGCGACGAAGAGGTCATGGCGTACTACCGCATGACCCGCACGGCGTTCCCGGACCAGCGGCACGACAACGTCCGCTACCACTTCGCCGACGAGTCGGTCATCGTCGAGTTCGACCTGCTCGGCACCAACCTCGGCGAGTTCTACGGCCGTCCGCCGACCGGCAAGGCGTTCCGGGTGCCGATCATCGCGGTGTTCTTCTTCGACGAGGACCGGATCACCAACGAGCGCATCTACTTCGACGCCGCCAGCCTGATCACCCAGGCCGGGCACGCCGAACTGCTGACCCTGCTGGCGTCCGGCGACGTCTGA
- a CDS encoding fatty acid desaturase — translation MSEMTGTIPAGSTERWTDGKRYLWLIGLVVPSLAFLAIGLHAATGWGVWFWIGPIVILVIVPLIDLVAGLDRSNPPDDVIERLEQDRYYRWITFAFLPIQYAGFVVAFWLIARGDLSVMDKVGLAISIGCIGGIGINTAHELGHKKESHERWLSKIALAQSFYGHFYIEHNRGHHVRVATPEDPASSRVGESFYRFWPRTVFGSLKSAWGLERKRYARRDRHPFRIGNDVLNAWLMSAVLWAAMTVWLGPGILPYLVIQAVVGFSLLEVVNYMEHYGMRRQMVGQPNRRRYERVDPSHSWNSNNIATNVLLYHLQRHSDHHANPTRRYQTLRDFAESPVLPTGYAGMIVLALVPPVWRRVMDPRVLAHFDGDISRANIQPSKRAKVLARYGTRVTAPSRHVADTHGDATEGGMCPGCGYVYDEKLGDPREGFPAGTPWSAIPDSWCCPDCGVREKVDFVAPGRVGA, via the coding sequence ATGAGCGAGATGACGGGCACGATCCCGGCGGGCTCGACCGAACGCTGGACCGACGGCAAGCGGTATCTGTGGCTGATCGGCCTGGTGGTGCCTTCGCTCGCGTTCCTGGCCATCGGCCTGCACGCGGCCACCGGCTGGGGCGTGTGGTTCTGGATCGGGCCGATCGTGATCCTGGTGATCGTGCCGCTGATCGACCTGGTGGCCGGGCTGGACCGCAGCAATCCGCCCGACGACGTGATCGAACGGCTGGAGCAGGATCGCTACTACCGGTGGATCACCTTCGCGTTCCTGCCCATCCAGTACGCGGGTTTCGTGGTGGCGTTCTGGCTGATCGCCCGCGGCGACCTGTCGGTCATGGACAAGGTCGGCCTGGCGATCTCGATCGGCTGCATCGGCGGGATCGGCATCAACACCGCGCACGAACTCGGGCACAAGAAGGAGAGCCACGAGCGCTGGCTGTCGAAGATCGCGCTGGCACAGAGCTTCTACGGCCACTTCTACATCGAGCACAACCGCGGCCATCACGTCCGGGTGGCCACTCCCGAGGATCCGGCCAGCAGCCGGGTGGGGGAGAGCTTCTACCGGTTCTGGCCGCGCACCGTGTTCGGCTCGCTGAAATCCGCGTGGGGCCTGGAGCGCAAGCGCTACGCCCGGCGCGACCGGCATCCGTTCCGGATCGGCAACGACGTGCTCAACGCCTGGCTGATGTCGGCGGTGCTGTGGGCGGCGATGACCGTGTGGCTGGGGCCGGGGATCCTGCCGTACCTGGTGATCCAGGCGGTGGTCGGGTTCTCGTTGCTGGAGGTCGTGAACTACATGGAGCACTACGGGATGCGGCGGCAGATGGTCGGCCAGCCGAACCGCCGCCGGTACGAACGCGTGGACCCCAGCCACAGCTGGAACTCCAACAACATCGCCACCAACGTGCTGCTCTACCACCTGCAGCGGCATAGCGATCACCACGCCAACCCGACCCGCCGCTACCAGACGCTGCGCGATTTCGCGGAATCGCCGGTGCTCCCGACGGGCTACGCCGGGATGATCGTGCTGGCGCTGGTCCCACCGGTGTGGCGGCGCGTGATGGATCCGCGGGTGCTCGCGCATTTCGACGGCGACATCTCGCGCGCCAACATCCAGCCGTCGAAGCGGGCCAAGGTGCTGGCGCGGTACGGAACGCGGGTCACCGCGCCGTCCCGGCACGTCGCCGACACGCACGGCGACGCCACCGAGGGCGGGATGTGCCCCGGCTGCGGCTACGTGTACGACGAGAAACTCGGCGACCCGCGGGAGGGCTTCCCCGCCGGGACCCCGTGGTCGGCGATCCCGGATTCGTGGTGCTGCCCGGACTGCGGGGTGCGGGAGAAGGTCGATTTCGTGGCACCGGGAAGGGTCGGCGCATGA
- a CDS encoding ferredoxin, translating to MMKIEADRAKCDGLGMCEAMAPDFFEVGDDGTVVVLDERPGEEHRQDLSAAVDACPVLALKLRD from the coding sequence ATGATGAAGATCGAGGCGGACCGCGCGAAATGCGACGGCCTGGGCATGTGCGAAGCGATGGCGCCCGACTTCTTCGAGGTGGGGGACGACGGCACGGTCGTGGTGCTCGACGAGCGGCCCGGTGAGGAACATCGCCAGGACCTGTCGGCCGCCGTCGACGCCTGCCCTGTCCTCGCCCTGAAGCTGCGGGACTGA
- a CDS encoding NAD(P)/FAD-dependent oxidoreductase — MTLVVVGASLAGLRAVEAARRTGYRGRIVLIGAEEHPPYDRLPLSKSFLDAEGAGKVEPFHGEDALRDEFGVELMLGAPADGLDTTAREVSVAGTTVPYEALVIATGATARRLPGSEGIAGVHTLRTAEDALAVRAALDGGARTVVVGAGFIGSEVAAAARKRGLPATIVEALDVPLVRSVGAEAGAVCAALHREAGTELRLSTTVTGLESEGGVVTGVRLSTGEVLPADLVVAGIGVVPATGWLAGSGVPLHELDGGVMCDATLATGVPGVYAAGDVAHAANPLFDGEPMRLEHWTNAAEQGAAAARHALAPEAAKALSPVPYFWSDWYDHRIQFVGTPRADEVVAAVPESGGFTALYRRGDRIVGALTVDRPREIMKYRRHIAGRAPWPEALAFAAGTAA, encoded by the coding sequence ATGACACTGGTCGTCGTGGGAGCGTCGCTGGCCGGGTTGCGCGCGGTCGAGGCGGCACGCCGAACCGGATACCGAGGGCGGATCGTGCTGATCGGCGCGGAGGAGCACCCGCCCTACGACCGGCTCCCGCTGTCGAAGTCGTTCCTCGACGCGGAAGGCGCAGGCAAGGTCGAGCCGTTCCACGGCGAGGACGCGTTGCGCGACGAGTTCGGCGTCGAGCTGATGCTCGGCGCCCCGGCGGACGGGCTCGACACCACCGCCCGCGAGGTGTCGGTGGCGGGGACGACGGTGCCTTACGAGGCGCTGGTGATCGCGACCGGCGCCACCGCGCGGCGGCTGCCCGGAAGCGAAGGGATCGCCGGGGTCCACACGTTGAGGACCGCCGAGGACGCGCTGGCGGTCCGCGCGGCGCTCGACGGCGGGGCGCGCACGGTCGTGGTCGGGGCGGGTTTCATCGGTTCCGAGGTCGCCGCCGCGGCACGGAAGCGCGGGCTGCCCGCGACGATCGTCGAGGCGCTCGACGTCCCGCTCGTCCGGTCCGTCGGCGCGGAGGCCGGTGCGGTGTGCGCCGCGCTGCACCGGGAGGCGGGTACGGAACTGAGGTTGTCCACCACGGTCACCGGCCTGGAGTCCGAAGGCGGTGTGGTGACCGGCGTCCGGCTTTCGACCGGCGAGGTGCTGCCCGCGGATCTGGTGGTCGCCGGCATCGGCGTCGTCCCGGCCACCGGGTGGCTGGCCGGGAGCGGGGTGCCTTTGCACGAGCTCGACGGCGGCGTGATGTGCGACGCCACGCTCGCGACCGGGGTCCCCGGCGTGTACGCCGCCGGGGACGTCGCCCATGCCGCGAACCCGTTGTTCGACGGCGAGCCGATGCGGCTGGAGCACTGGACGAACGCCGCGGAGCAGGGTGCCGCGGCCGCTCGTCACGCGCTCGCGCCGGAAGCGGCGAAGGCGCTGTCCCCGGTGCCGTATTTCTGGTCGGACTGGTACGACCACCGGATCCAGTTCGTCGGCACCCCGCGCGCCGACGAGGTGGTGGCCGCCGTCCCGGAGTCCGGTGGTTTCACCGCGCTGTACCGGCGCGGGGACCGGATCGTCGGGGCGCTGACCGTCGACCGGCCGCGCGAGATCATGAAGTACCGTCGGCATATCGCCGGGCGGGCGCCGTGGCCGGAGGCGCTGGCGTTCGCGGCGGGAACGGCGGCTTAG
- a CDS encoding TetR/AcrR family transcriptional regulator, giving the protein MTIMSEAPVTGGPYRQPIVASAIELTVRSGWASVTMSKLAEIVGVSRQTVYNELGSKTQLAEAMISHELARFLSVVREAFERHPEDLVEAIHDAVRGVLELADDNLLLRAIVSATHGADTELLPLLTVRAGSLLSEATVMLRGRVRAYGPSLDAAQLDVAIDVVVRTVLSHIMQPSDTPARTADALAWMASRVLGATTTRSLRHPAEN; this is encoded by the coding sequence ATGACGATCATGAGTGAGGCACCGGTCACGGGCGGTCCGTACCGTCAACCGATCGTCGCGTCGGCGATCGAGCTGACCGTGCGTTCCGGCTGGGCCTCGGTGACGATGAGCAAACTCGCGGAGATCGTCGGCGTCAGCCGCCAGACCGTCTACAACGAACTCGGCTCGAAGACCCAGCTGGCCGAAGCGATGATCTCGCACGAACTCGCCCGGTTCCTGTCGGTGGTCCGGGAAGCGTTCGAGCGGCACCCCGAAGATCTCGTCGAGGCGATCCACGACGCCGTCCGCGGTGTCCTCGAACTCGCCGACGACAACCTTCTGCTGCGCGCCATCGTCTCGGCCACGCACGGCGCCGACACCGAGCTGCTGCCGCTGCTGACGGTGCGGGCCGGGAGCCTGCTGAGCGAAGCGACCGTCATGCTGCGCGGCCGTGTCCGCGCCTACGGTCCGTCGCTGGACGCCGCGCAGCTGGATGTGGCGATCGACGTCGTGGTCCGGACCGTGCTGAGCCACATCATGCAGCCGTCGGACACCCCGGCGCGCACGGCCGACGCCCTGGCGTGGATGGCTTCACGCGTGCTCGGCGCGACGACGACCCGGTCACTGCGGCATCCTGCGGAGAATTAG
- a CDS encoding DUF1905 domain-containing protein, translating to MIVVFDAELWVWDARRGETWTFVSLPQDISEEIREITDGPRRGFGAVRVQVGIGGSKWKTSIFPDAKQGAYVLPVKKAVRKAEGIEEGDVAKVTVELIDL from the coding sequence ATGATCGTCGTGTTCGATGCCGAGCTCTGGGTCTGGGACGCCCGCCGAGGGGAGACCTGGACCTTCGTCAGCCTGCCGCAGGACATCTCCGAGGAGATCCGCGAGATCACCGACGGGCCGCGTCGCGGGTTCGGCGCGGTCCGGGTCCAGGTCGGTATCGGCGGCAGCAAGTGGAAGACGTCGATCTTCCCGGACGCCAAACAGGGTGCCTACGTGTTGCCGGTCAAGAAAGCGGTCCGCAAGGCCGAGGGAATCGAGGAAGGTGATGTGGCGAAAGTGACCGTCGAGCTGATCGACCTCTGA
- a CDS encoding DUF5937 family protein: MPMTIEVGVAELAATRFAISPLSETVAGLQQLAGIDRNAVNLPWLRWAREELDREPLDLSRTWPLVVTGRLGWPEFLVPAPRNSGDSLENDLDALQRTPEDRVRASLGRIFGATPPPAVVALAADPASGLREVADELRAAHDRLVAPHWPRIRAVLDADVGYHARALTAGGAERLFADLHPDLRWHDDRVILAGERWRDQHRVVTRGPGGLVLMPVVLGSPYVLVKENTSTQTTIRYPARGTGTLWAAGTRAPGSATIRLLGRMRATLLTALSSPATTTDLARVLGVTPSAVSQHLKVLRDSGLVTRERSGRTVLYLTTPLGERLL; encoded by the coding sequence ATGCCGATGACCATCGAAGTCGGTGTCGCCGAACTGGCCGCGACCCGGTTCGCGATCTCGCCACTGTCCGAGACCGTGGCCGGTCTGCAGCAACTCGCCGGGATCGACCGGAACGCGGTCAACCTGCCCTGGCTGCGGTGGGCGCGCGAAGAACTCGATCGCGAGCCACTCGACCTTTCGCGTACCTGGCCGTTGGTCGTGACCGGCAGGCTCGGCTGGCCGGAGTTCCTCGTCCCGGCCCCGCGAAACTCTGGTGACTCCCTCGAAAACGACCTCGATGCCCTGCAACGGACCCCTGAAGACCGAGTCAGGGCGAGCCTCGGCCGGATCTTCGGCGCGACGCCTCCGCCCGCTGTCGTGGCCCTCGCCGCCGACCCCGCGTCCGGACTGCGGGAGGTCGCCGACGAACTGCGTGCCGCCCACGACCGCCTTGTCGCACCGCATTGGCCGAGGATCCGGGCGGTGCTGGACGCGGACGTCGGGTATCACGCCCGGGCGCTGACCGCGGGCGGTGCCGAGCGGCTGTTCGCGGACCTGCATCCGGATCTGCGCTGGCACGACGACCGGGTGATCCTGGCCGGCGAGCGGTGGCGCGATCAGCATCGCGTCGTCACCCGGGGGCCGGGTGGGCTCGTGCTGATGCCGGTCGTCCTCGGGTCGCCGTATGTCCTCGTCAAGGAGAACACGTCGACCCAGACCACGATCCGCTATCCGGCAAGGGGAACCGGCACCCTGTGGGCCGCCGGAACCCGGGCACCCGGGTCCGCCACAATACGGCTGCTGGGCCGGATGCGAGCCACTCTCCTGACGGCGCTGTCCTCCCCCGCGACCACGACCGACCTGGCGCGCGTCTTGGGCGTGACACCGAGCGCCGTTTCCCAGCACCTCAAGGTCCTGCGGGACAGCGGACTCGTCACGCGCGAACGCTCCGGCCGCACCGTCCTCTATCTGACGACGCCGCTCGGTGAACGCCTGCTCTGA